In Deltaproteobacteria bacterium, the DNA window CGACCCCGCCGACGATCCACCAAATGATTTTAAAGCTGGAGGAAAAGGGGTTCATCACTCGTGTTCCAGGGCAAGCAAGGTCCGTACGGCTCTTAGTTGAGCCTGAAGAAATCCCAAGGCTGAAGAAGCCAAATGGACCCTGAAGACAGAACCACTAAGGATTGAGACGATCCTGAAAGGTCCACGCTAACAGGGGTCGGGCCACGAGAACTATTTGATATGATAAATGTTATTGAAAACTTTACCCCTAAAAATGGTCTATAT includes these proteins:
- a CDS encoding SOS response transcriptional repressor, whose protein sequence is MVDRFTEKQGQYLAFIYNYTIISGRPPAEVDLERFFRTTPPTIHQMILKLEEKGFITRVPGQARSVRLLVEPEEIPRLKKPNGP